TTGCTTCTGCTTTCTTATGAGACTTGGCCTTTGCCTGCAGGTAGAGAAAGAGAAGGACAAACATTTTCATGATTGTTAAAATTTGCAGAAACATTCATAAAAATTGTAATGATGGAAAATAATGCTACATAGAACTTTTTAGTTACCATATTCGAAATCAGAACTTGCAAATATTGACTTGTCAAGCAGACAGCCAAAGGCTATTAACTCCCCATTAGTTAGAGCATCAACCAAGGGTGACAACATTTTACAAAAAGCAAAAACACACTTAACACTCAAAAACTCAAATCTATACAAAAATTAGCAAAATGGGCATATTGCCTATGTTACATGAAAGTTCAGCATATGCCACCAACCTCACCCCATACATCAGTAAATAGTAATATTCACTAATAAAATAGATTTACATTTTGATCACCTAAAAAGGACATATAACTTGGTATGTCATATAACTGTGTCTATACTGTTAATATGTTACAGGCATCTTCCTTTTGCACTAAAATCTTTACTTATCCTTCCTAAGCACCCATGATTCCAACAACAATGAATCATCATCTCACACAAAAACATCTAAGCATTAAGTGCACCAGAGATATAATAATTACCTATAATGGGTGTGAATTGGTTGCTTTAGGATAAACTATCTCATCTTAAGTTGAATTTCAGATTTCCCTTACGATAATATGATGGCATCATGAAAAATGCTTGAAAATCTATACGTATTTGACTCCTAGCTTTCTCTGCGAGATCGAGATATATAATAACCAATGAACTCTAATACAAGGTATACATACACCAGCCCCAATTCTTCACCAGAAATTTAGCTATCAAACATGTATTCCCCTCAAAAGGACAAACTTTCGTAACCTTGGATTCTACCCATTATGATTCCAATTTATGTATTACTTTACTCTATACTGTGAGATCGTGATTCGTAGTTTAATTCTGCGAGAATTGGATGCGTAAAATGAGACATTGAGGGGATAGAGAAGAGCATATAATGAAGTACCTGTAGGTACTTGAGTTTGAGGCTTCCATAAACGAGGCCGATTGAGAAAGCAGAAGCACGAGCCACCTGCAAAAACACAAAAACCCCCCCTTTGAATTTAGCATCCAAAGAAATGAAAATTGAAGATTCGAAGCGAAAAGCAAGAAGGTCAACTCGAAATTTGTCGTAACTAtttcagatttttctttttatattatgAAACGAAGAAGAAGAGATTGATTTACCAAAGCAAGGGTGCTGGTTCCGGAGTAGGGTCCTGGAGGAGGCGCCATTGGAGAAGGGTGAGTTTGTTGAAAAGGAATAAGCAGATCGAGGATGAAGAAGATTGTAGATTGCGAAAACCCTTCAAACCCTAGAAAGAATCTGAAGATGGGAACTGGACAATTATATTGACcccttttgcaattttaacaaatATGAGGGGTCACTTCAAATTTTCAATAAGTTCGAAAGCTTTCTTCCTATTATTATTTAGGCTGATTAGGAATTTTTCCCCCGAACTttcacatgtaccaaatcatgctcctaatttttttttttaccgttaaaaattcctcagaactattgagattgttaaatttaaggacttttgtctaattgtttatgtactaaaccatgctccccggactttgatatctaccaaatcatgtccctcaaactttgatacgTACTAAATCATACAccctaaactttcatccatgtcagaatttttttactaaaattagacaaaagtccttaaatcta
This Cannabis sativa cultivar Pink pepper isolate KNU-18-1 chromosome 6, ASM2916894v1, whole genome shotgun sequence DNA region includes the following protein-coding sequences:
- the LOC115695925 gene encoding uncharacterized protein LOC115695925 isoform X1; this translates as MAPPPGPYSGTSTLALVARASAFSIGLVYGSLKLKYLQVLHYMLFSIPSMSHFTHPILAELNYESRSHSIE
- the LOC115695925 gene encoding uncharacterized protein LOC115695925 isoform X2, yielding MAPPPGPYSGTSTLALVARASAFSIGLVYGSLKLKYLQAKAKSHKKAEAKAHH